One part of the Rutidosis leptorrhynchoides isolate AG116_Rl617_1_P2 chromosome 1, CSIRO_AGI_Rlap_v1, whole genome shotgun sequence genome encodes these proteins:
- the LOC139871305 gene encoding protein NRT1/ PTR FAMILY 4.6-like — protein sequence MSIEGKVDWKGRAATKNKHGGMRVAVLILATYAFENMANLALAVNLVTYFNSVMHYDISEAANHLTNFMGTNYILSIVMAVLADAYLGRFRTVLVAAFVECVALGMLTFQAHYPKYKPPVCNVFLPTSHCETVSGANAVLLFSAIYLLAAGGAGIKAALPSHGADQFDEKDPKESTQMSTFFNAFLLSMALGASISLSVFVWVQDNKGFDKGFGLSLIVMFVGAFVFILGLPYYRIYVVHGSSAITDILQVYVAAIRNRNLQLPKDPSELYENPKDNEAALHQEFLPHRDTYRWLDKAAIRTQNTGSLSPWKLCTVTQVENAKIILSMVPIFFCSIIMTLCLAQLQTFSVQQGVTMDIKLTNSFNMPPASLPIIPVIFLLFLIPIYDQLIVPLIRKFTGIPTGITYLQRVGVGLVLASISMAIAGVMEVKRKNVARDHNMLDAIPVLQPLPISVFWLSIQYFVFGIADMFTFVGLLEFFYSQAPKSIKSISSCFLWTAMALGYFTSSIIVNIVNHETKGVTKSGGWLAGNNINRNHLENFYWLLAVLCLINFVIYVFFARRYEYRAQSVDVDDESRETCQLKTLNSTRELE from the exons ATGTCCATTGAAGGTAAGGTAGACTGGAAAGGAAGAGCTGCCACAAAGAATAAGCATGGTGGCATGCGAGTTGCGGTTCTCATATTAG CAACATACGCTTTCGAAAACATGGCAAACTTGGCACTGGCAGTGAACTTAGTGACATATTTCAATTCGGTAATGCATTATGACATATCAGAAGCAGCAAACCACTTAACCAACTTCATGGGTACAAATTATATTCTTTCCATCGTTATGGCCGTTCTTGCTGATGCCTACTTGGGCCGTTTTAGAACTGTTCTTGTTGCGGCGTTTGTGGAATGTGTG GCACTTGGAATGCTCACATTCCAAGCTCACTATCCAAAGTATAAACCACCTGTTTGTAACGTCTTTCTTCCAACATCACACTGTGAAACCGTAAGCGGAGCAAATGCCGTTTTACTATTCTCTGCGATCTACTTGCTCGCTGCTGGTGGCGCGGGCATAAAAGCAGCATTGCCATCACATGGAGCTGATCAGTTTGACGAAAAAGACCCAAAAGAGTCCACACAAATGTCAACTTTTTTCAACGCCTTTTTACTAAGCATGGCTTTAGGAGCTTCAATTAGTCTTAGTGTCTTTGTGTGGGTTCAAGACAACAAAGGTTTCGACAAGGGATTTGGGCTTTCGTTGATCGTCATGTTCGTGGGTGCCTTCGTATTTATTTTGGGGTTACCGTACTATCGTATATATGTTGTGCATGGAAGCAGTGCCATTACAGATATTTTACAG GTTTACGTTGCAGCCATTAGAAACCGAAACCTTCAACTTCCTAAGGACCCTTCCGAACTATATGAGAACCCCAAGGACAACGAAGCTGCACTTCATCAAGAATTTTTACCTCATAGAGATACTTACAG ATGGCTAGACAAAGCAGCAATCCGAACACAAAACACAGGATCTTTAAGTCCATGGAAACTTTGTACGGTTACACAAGTTGAAAATGCAAAGATAATACTATCAATGGTTCCAATCTTCTTTTGTAGCATTATCATGACACTTTGCTTAGCTCAACTCCAAACGTTTTCAGTTCAACAAGGTGTCACCATGGATATTAAGCTCACAAACTCATTCAACATGCCACCCGCATCGCTCCCAATTATTCCAGTAATATTCCTCCTGTTTCTGATACCAATTTACGACCAACTCATCGTACCTTTGATTCGTAAATTTACTGGTATCCCAACCGGAATAACTTATTTGCAAAGAGTAGGAGTAGGGCTTGTTCTCGCTTCAATATCAATGGCAATTGCGGGTGTAATGGAAGTAAAGCGTAAAAACGTTGCAAGAGACCATAACATGTTAGACGCGATCCCAGTGCTTCAACCGTTACCCATTAGTGTGTTCTGGTTATCGATTCAATATTTTGTTTTTGGTATAGCGGATATGTTTACGTTTGTGGGACTACTAGAGTTTTTCTATTCACAAGCACCGAAATCAATTAAGTCTATATCGTCTTGCTTTCTTTGGACCGCAATGGCGCTTGGCTATTTTACGAGTAGTATAATAGTGAATATTGTGAACCATGAGACGAAAGGGGTTACGAAAAGTGGGGGATGGTTAGCCGGAAATAATATAAACAGGAATCATTTGGAAAACTTTTACTGGCTACTTGCTGTGTTGTGTCTGATCAATTTCGTTATTTATGTGTTTTTTGCAAGGAGATATGAGTATAGGGCACAaagtgttgatgttgatgatgagtCTCGTGAAACATGTCAGTTGAAGACACTAAATTCTACAAGGGAGCTGGAATAA